A portion of the Segatella copri DSM 18205 genome contains these proteins:
- a CDS encoding CsgG/HfaB family protein: MGNFRILYAVILACILCGYTQVSLAADDRPVIGVTQFTCDEESPYTGLITEKVVEMLTNTHRFVVVDRTSRDKVMDELELQKSEAFLDSHNLAEQGAAVAAEQLVTGHIVKIPVYRMKNGDGSTRGYKASVAFQLKVVDVETGVSNEAQSFDGKCSKEMLSPESAVTVAMQSLQSDIYEYFRINFPVKGKVLKTIGKSTILLNVGKEAGIKVGDMFTIESVEMLDGKPYPSELGKAKVTKLSGESFAECSVSSKIITAIENSKASHNLIRCNLIIKK; encoded by the coding sequence ATGGGAAATTTTCGTATTTTATATGCGGTCATACTTGCGTGTATCCTTTGTGGGTATACGCAAGTTTCCTTAGCAGCCGATGACCGCCCTGTCATAGGCGTAACTCAGTTTACCTGCGATGAAGAGAGTCCTTACACAGGACTTATAACAGAGAAAGTTGTGGAAATGTTGACTAACACTCACCGTTTTGTTGTTGTTGACAGAACAAGTCGCGATAAAGTAATGGATGAGCTTGAACTACAGAAGAGCGAGGCTTTTCTCGACAGCCATAATCTTGCAGAACAAGGTGCGGCTGTTGCTGCCGAGCAATTGGTAACAGGTCATATTGTCAAGATTCCAGTTTATCGCATGAAGAACGGTGACGGAAGTACACGTGGCTATAAAGCGAGTGTAGCATTTCAGTTGAAAGTTGTTGACGTAGAGACAGGCGTAAGCAATGAGGCGCAGAGTTTTGATGGAAAATGCAGTAAGGAAATGCTGTCGCCAGAGAGTGCCGTTACAGTAGCCATGCAAAGCTTACAGTCCGATATCTACGAATATTTCCGTATCAATTTTCCTGTCAAAGGAAAAGTCTTGAAGACGATAGGTAAAAGCACGATACTTCTCAATGTTGGCAAGGAAGCCGGAATCAAGGTCGGCGATATGTTTACGATAGAATCAGTAGAGATGCTTGACGGCAAACCGTATCCGTCAGAACTCGGGAAGGCCAAGGTGACAAAACTATCAGGAGAGTCATTCGCCGAATGCAGCGTGTCAAGCAAAATCATTACCGCTATTGAAAATAGTAAAGCTTCTCACAATTTAATTCGTTGTAACCTAATTATCAAGAAATGA
- a CDS encoding DUF6175 family protein, protein MKKIVTILLGLCAFCCTWAQSIESQVTPLPTARPKIMVIPYTTQGEDIRTVLENDVNKRIALTKIKEAFDQRGYTTVDFFAKLKALSKATALGNTQQQDVKTMIIQQSGADVYVEAEISLLESPSGNAMKVILSGYETSTANSLSNAVCESGKFYTDDYGKLTSRAVEIGMDKFLNTMQEKLMDIAENGQSIAVTVGIDETSSRSMSQEVGADGLALSDALEMWVEENAYKGNYHIQGTTDKQMLFDDIRIPLKDENGRTYNINKFGLKLLTFFKNLGIKIERTTSNNMLIVTIK, encoded by the coding sequence ATGAAAAAAATTGTAACAATACTATTGGGGCTGTGTGCGTTCTGCTGCACATGGGCACAAAGCATAGAGTCTCAAGTTACTCCTTTACCTACGGCACGACCAAAGATTATGGTCATACCATATACAACGCAAGGTGAAGACATACGTACCGTTTTGGAGAATGACGTGAATAAGCGTATTGCCTTGACCAAGATAAAGGAAGCATTCGACCAAAGGGGGTATACAACAGTTGATTTTTTTGCCAAGTTAAAAGCCTTGTCAAAAGCAACCGCATTAGGCAATACCCAACAACAGGATGTCAAGACTATGATTATACAACAGTCTGGTGCAGATGTTTATGTCGAAGCGGAAATAAGCCTGTTGGAATCTCCTTCTGGCAATGCCATGAAAGTAATCCTGTCTGGTTATGAAACATCTACTGCAAATTCGCTTTCCAATGCTGTGTGCGAAAGTGGTAAGTTTTACACCGATGACTATGGTAAACTTACATCAAGAGCTGTCGAGATAGGGATGGACAAATTCTTGAACACCATGCAGGAAAAACTGATGGACATAGCTGAAAACGGACAATCCATAGCGGTAACTGTCGGCATTGACGAGACATCATCTCGCTCTATGTCGCAAGAGGTTGGCGCTGACGGTCTTGCTTTGTCCGATGCATTAGAAATGTGGGTAGAAGAAAATGCTTATAAAGGCAATTACCATATACAGGGAACAACCGACAAGCAGATGCTCTTCGACGATATTCGCATACCGCTAAAAGACGAGAACGGAAGAACATATAATATCAATAAGTTTGGATTGAAGCTGCTGACATTTTTCAAGAATCTTGGAATCAAGATTGAGAGAACTACAAGCAACAATATGCTGATTGTAACCATTAAATAA